One Aegilops tauschii subsp. strangulata cultivar AL8/78 chromosome 2, Aet v6.0, whole genome shotgun sequence genomic window, TACGCTTGCTCGAGCTgactaggggggggggggttgacttGTGCACTTGCCGGGCTTTCGTGGTGCTCCGGAGACCGAGACGTTAGGTGTTGCGATTAGGGTTTTGGTGTGCAAGCGAGTTCCTCATCTAGAGACAGGGGTAGCGATAATCCGAGGAAGAACAAGGATGGTCATATATATCATTGAATTGCTCAAGCTAATGGGATTGGAGGAACATGAATTCGATTTCTTGTTTCTGAAGATGAGATTTTTGTGCCACATGGAGTCAAGTGGATGGCAGTGGCTAGGGGGTTCATACCCATAACCACTTTACAGTCCAGGTTTtcatcatgaacatgaatataGCTTGGAGTCCAGGTTACGAGGTGAAGATTAGGGTGTGAGGAAAGTGTGCCCCGGAACATGTTCATTCTAATATCTGTACCGTCTTGTTGGGGATAACCCAGTTTCAGGAACTATATTCAAATAGTGTTGCAATTCAATATAATTTACTGACGTGAATAATAGTCAATTATGCACATATGAGAATTGCTTGCCGTTGGTACGAACAAAACTTGGGCAACTATATAACAATGTATACGCCTCGGAGTTGAGGCATGCCTTCAATGCAAACAATCCGAAGAACAGTACAAAGAAATGTTAACCCACAAGAATTGATTTCAAAATCAAAATACTTAAGAGGTAACCCTTCCTTTTAAACATTTGTAGTTATAGATTCAAGATCACCACCTCTTATTTTAAAGCGTAAGCTACATAAGATATGAGCTTTGCCTACGAAATATCCACACGACAAGAATGAACATACTCCACAAAATTGTAGTGCAGACCACTGCAAACACAACATTAATTCTATGATAACTGTCACAGGACCAACCAATTCCGAAGAACTAGTAGCCATCCAACATAAAGCTGCAAACATGCCAAATTATATACGCCTAGAAAAGCACTGTCCTCCGAGAGGGTGCTACCCCTCACCGTCTGGTCATTATTCGGCTTTTCCAGCAGCAAGTAAACACTAAAACAACTTCTCTGGCATGGCCCCCCTGAGGGCACGTCGGAGACGCCACAGTCGGCCGTGTCACCCCCACCTCGACCTCATTGTGCTCTGCTTATTCTCCAACATTTAATTGAATCTGCAAAAAATTGAAACGATCCATCGCTGCATACCCGGTTAGAACTTTTAGATAGGCGGGTGTAAAATCTGAAAATGCCAATAGAGCCCGAGATACAGGGAGCTCgtttttcaaattcaaatttccACAGCACAAAATTTTCGAATTTATTTATGgacacacatacacatgtatactACGTATGTGCAAAATTTCATAGCATTATACTTTCACACGTGGCGTGCAAAAAAATAGAAACATGCATTTTTAAATGGGCCTTTTCTTTTTGTTGTTGGGCcgtattttttgtttttttgtgtaGTCTACAAATCACAATATTTTGAAACGAAATTTAACAAGTTCTTATGGAATAAATATATGTTTCCATGaaaattttcagatttttttgaaacttttaaatatgcgttttgatttttttttaaataccaGCTCCCTGGAGTTCGGTCTTCAAAACTTCACAGTCGCAAACGGAGGAGCTCGCCTCGCGGCAAAGAAAAATCCTCCCGTGCTCATCGCTAGTCCCCATTTCCTCCCCTCGCTCCGTCAACCCAAGTACCCAACCACTCACACTCACACTCCCACCAACCACTCCCACTCCCACTCCGCGTCTCCACTCCCATCGAAGGTGGAAGCTTCCAGGAGCTAGGGTTTTCCGTACCGATGGCCGTCGCCGACGCGGTGCTGCCCTCGCCGCCGCAGATCGTCGTCGCGGTGCTGGCGCTCGTGTGCTTCGTCCTCGACCCGCTGCCGGCGCTCGGGCGCGCCCTCCCCGTCGTGGCGGGGGTCCTCTGCTACCTTTGCTTCACCGTTGCGTGGATTCTCTCCGTGGCCGAGGCTGCCAAGGTGGTGGCGCGCCGCGCCTGGGGCGAGGGCTCCgcctccttcctcttcctcaAGACGCTCACGGACTGGGCTTTCCTGGTCTTGGCCTGCAGCTCCCTTGTCTCGCTCGCGCTTGCCGCGCTGCTCTTGTGCGTCCTCTGCGTGGCGTACGCGGTTGCAGTTCTATCTGGATCCGGTTCAGAATTCAAGAAGGTATATCATGCAAATTAACTCAATCTAATAACATTTATTCTGGCCGAATTACAACACTAGTAGATCAGCAGATGAGTAGCAGTAGTACTAGTGTTCCATTTGAGTTCATCACTTCGTCTGCATAAATGCTCATGCCCATCCATGTGGCTTTGCTGAAATTTTCGTCCTTAGGGTGCCTTGGGAGCAATCAAGTGGGAGTTGGCTCCAGACTCGTACAGGCTACCCCGCGTTGTGGTGCTTGGATTGATCGCAGATGTGTCATTCTTCCTCCTATTTGGCGTCGGTCTTCTGTTAGCGACGTTGTCGCATGTGGAGGGATCGATATCTCATGGAGAAATGGTCGGTTCTGTACTCAAGGATGTGGGGATAATTGGTTTCAACGCAATATCCTGCTTTTTTGTCATTCCAGCTCAAGCACTTGGTGCCTGGAGGCAGGACCGGGCGGACAGCAAAGCACCATCGCAATTTTGTTGAGGTATATACATAGATCTCTTCCCCTTTGCTTTGAAATGTGCATATCAATTCAAAAGATCACCAAGTAGATAATtatactcctatatatatgcccggctcaagcaatacaacgaacAATTTTACCAATCCTTTCTCTTCCTTTTAACATGGTATCTATCGCAAGTCGATCCTAAATCCTAGCAGCCGACACTTCCGCACCTGCGCGCCGCCCCtggggcggtcggcctccatgaccgctgccgggggccgcgccgcccgtacctagggttcgtccgccggccgtgttggccggctgccctagagagtctttttcccgAGCCCTTGCTCCGGGTTTTTTCGCTCTCTCGCTAGTCGTTTTGATCGGCGTTTTTCTTTTTTGGTTTTTCGATCTATtcttgatcggtttgcgtcgcccgccgccgccgtcgacccccgTGCGCCTCTACTCCGACCCGGCGCGACCAACCGGCCTCTCCTCTGACCCGGCGGCCATGCGCGCCGAGGCGGCCCGTCAGGGCCAGCCGCCGTCGGCGCGTCGGTCCACCCGTCGCCCTGCGCCGGCCGTCAACGCCCTGCTCCGACCGAGACACCTGCATcgccccgacccggcggcctcgcgccaAGCGACGACCAATCATAGTCGTCGCTCGCGCGCCGGCCCGCCCATCGATCCACATCACCCGCCTCTGCCGCGTCTGCACGGTGGCCCGGCGGTCTACCTCGCCGGCCTCGTTCTCGGCTGCGTCGGGATGGCTACGTCAGGCTGTCGGCTGCCTCAACTCGGGCGCCACTGCTCCCATGGTCGCTCGGGCCTCGCTGCCCGGGCGTTGGCGCTGCTTTGGCAGCCCGGGTGCTGGTGCTGACAAGCTCGTCCGTGCGACGTCCCACGCCGTTCGTCGTCGCCGGCCTCATCGCGGACTCCGCCGCCACCCCGCCTCCACCGAGCGGCGTCCTCGACCTCGCGCGCGCTCGGCTTGATCACCCGCTCGCCGTCGCGATCCGCCTCATCTACGCCGCGCGACCGACCTGGCCTGTCGGTTACGCGCGCCTCCGCAGGTCCCGTGAAGATCGTCCCAAGTATCGCGCGCCTCTCCGCCGATCGAGCATCGGGCTGCTGCTGCGTTGCCccgtcgggccgcagcgccgccgccccgtggttctcctcgcggctgcatctagattattgactctagtaaaccctttgggtgttaatcacatagcgatgtgaactagattattgactctagtaaaccctttgggtgttggtcacatgacgatgtgaactatgggtgttaatcacatggtgatgtgaactattgatgttaaatcacatggtgatatgatctagattattgactctagtgcaagtgggagactgaaggaaatatgccctggaggcaataataaagttattatttatttccttatttcatgataaatgtttattattcatgctagaattgtattaaccggaaacataatacttgtgtgaatacatagacaaacagagtgtcactagtatgcctctacttgactagctcgttgatcaaagatggttatgtttcctaatcatagacatgagttgtcatttgattaactggatcacatcattaggagaatgatgtgattgacttgacccattccgttagcttagcactcgatcgtttagtattctgctattgctttcttcatgacttatacatgttcctatgactatgagattatgcaactcccgtttaccggaggaacactttgtgtgctaccaaacgtcacaacgtaactgggtgattataaaggtgctccacaggtgtctccgaaggtacttgttgggttggcgtatttcgagattaggatttgtcactccgattgtcggagaggtatctctgggcccactcagtaatgcacatcactataagccttgcaggcattgtaactaatgagttagttgcgggatgatgtattacggaacaagtaaagagacttgccggtaacgtgattgaactaggtattgagataccgacgatcgaatctcgggcaagtaacataccgatgacaaagggaacaacgtatgttgttatgcggtttgaccgataaagatcttcgtagaatatgtgggagccaatatgagcatccaggttctgctattggttattgaccggagatgtgtctcggtcatgtctacattgttctcgaacccgtagagtccgcacgcttaaagttcgatgactgttatattatgagtttatgtgttttgatgtaccgaaggtagttcggagtcgcggatgagatcggggacatgacgaggagtctcgaaatggtcgagacgtaaagatcgatatattggacgactatattcggacatcggaaaggttccgagtgattcgggtatttttcggagtaccgaagagttacgggaattcgccggggagtatatgggccttattgggctttaggggaaagagagaggaggggctgcgcaccccccaaggcctagtccgaattggactagggggaggggctgcgcccctccttcattctcttctctctcccctttccttgactcctactcctactacttggaaggggggaatcctactcccggtgggagtaggactcctcctggcgcgcctcctcctgtctggtcgcctctccctcccttgctcctttatatacgggggcaggggggcaccccatagacacaacaattgatcccttgaatctcttagccgtgtgcggtgcccccctccaccataatccacctcggtcatatcgtagcggtgcttaggcgaagccctgcgtcggtagaacatcatcatcgtcaccacgccgtcgtgctgacggaactctccctcaaagcttggctggatcggagttcgagggacgtcatcgagtcgaacgtgtgctgaactcggaggtgccgtgcgttcggtacttgatcggtcggatcgtgaagacgtacgactacatcaaccgcgttgtgctaacgcttccgctttcggtctatgagggtacgtggacacactctcccctctcgttgctatgcatcaccatgatcttgcgtgtgcgtagcaaattttttaaaattactacgttccccaacagtggtatcagagccaggttttatgcgttgatgttatatgcacgagtagaacacaagtgagttgtgggcgatataagtgatactgcttaccagcatgtcatactttggttcggcggtattgttggatgaagcggcccggaccgacattacgcgtacgcttacgcgagactggttctaccgacgtgctttgcacacaggtggctggcgggtgtcagtttctccaactttagttgaaccgagtgtggctacgcccggtccttgcaaaggttaaaacagcaccaacttgacaaactatcgttgtggttttgatgcgtaggtaagaacggttcttgctaagcccgtagcagccacgtaaaatttgcaacaacaaagtagaggacgtctaacttgtttttgcagggcatgttgtgatgtgatatggtcaagacatgatgctaaattttattgtatgagatgatcatgttttgtaaccgagttatcggcaactagcaggagccatatggttgtcgctttattgtatgcaatgcaatcgccctgtaatgttttactttatcactaagcggtagcgatagtcgtagaagcataagattggtgagacgacaacgatgctacgatgaagatcaaggtgtcgcgccggtgacgatggtgatcatgacggtgcttcggagatggagatcacaagcacaagatgatgatggccatatcatatcacttatattgattgcatgtgatgtttatcttttatgcatcttatcttgctttgattgacggtagcattataagatgatccctcactaaattatcaagttataagtgttctccctgagtatgcaccgttgcgaaagttcttcgtgctgagacaccacgtgatgatcgggtgtgataggctctatgttcaaatacaacgggtgcaaaacagttgcacacgcggaatactcaggttaaacttgacgagcctagcatataacagatatggcctcggaacactgagaccgaaaggtcgagcgtgaatcatatagtagatatgatcaacattgtgatgttcaccattgaaactactccatctcacgtgatgatcggacatggtttagttgatttggatcacgtgatcacttagaggattagagggatgtctatctaagtgggagttcttaagtaatatgattaattgaactttaatttatcatgaacttagtcctggtagtattagcatatctatgttgtagatcaatagctcgcgttgttgcttccctaagttttatgtatgttcctagagaaaactaagttgaaagatgatagtagcaatgatgcggactgggtccgtgatctgaggtttatcctcattgctgcacagaagaattatgtccttgatgcaccgctaggtgacagacctattgcaggagcaaatgcagacgttatgaacgtttggctagctcaatatgatgactacttggtAGTTTactgcaccatgcttaacggcttagaatcgggacttcaaagatgttttgaacgtcatggaccatatgagatgttccaggagttgaagttaatatttcaagcaaatacccgagttgagagatatgaagtctccaacaagttctatagctaaaagatggaggagaatagctcaagcagtaagcatctgctcagattgtctgggtactacaatcgcttgaatcaagtgagagttaatcttccagataagatagtgattggcagaattctctagtcaccatcaccaagttagtagaacttcgtgatgaactataatatgcaagggataacggaaacaattcccaagctcttcgtgatgctgaaatcgacgaaggtagaaatcaagaaaaacatcaagtgttgatggttgacgagaccactagtttcaagaaaacgacaaagggaagaaggggaacttcaagaagaacggcaagcaagttgctgctcaagtgaagaagcccaagtctggtcctaagcctgagactaagtgcttctactgcaaagggactggtcactggaagcggaactgccccaagtatttggcggataagaaggatggcaaagtgaacaaaggtatatttgatatacagattattgatgtgtattttactagtgttcgtagcaacccctcggtatttgatactggttcagttactaagagtagtaactcgaaacaggagttgcagaatgaacaaagactagttaagggtgaagtgacgatgtgtgttggaagtggttccaagattgatatgatcatcatcgcacgctccctacactttcgggattagtgttgaacctaaataagtgttatttagtgtttgcgttgagcatgaatatgatttgatcatgtttattgcaatatggttattcatttaagttagagaataattgttgttctatttacatgaataaaaccttctatggtcatacacccaatgaaaatggtttgttggatctcgatcgtagtgatacacatattcataatattgaagccaaaatatgcaaagttaataatgatagtgcaacttatttgtggcactgccgtttaggtcatattggtgtaaagcgcatgaagaaactccatgctgatgggattttggaatcacttgattatgaatcacttgatgcttgcgaaccatgcctcttgggaaAGATGacaaacgccgttctccggaacaatggagcaagcaacaaatttgttggaaatcatacatactgatgttgtggtccgatgaatattgaggctcgtagcgggtatcattattttctgaccttcacagatgatttgagcagatatgggtatatctacttaatgaaacagaagtctgaaacatttgaaaagttcatataatttcagagtgaagtggaaaatcatcgtaacaagaaaataaagtttctacgatctgatcgtggagaagagtatttgagttacgagtttggtcttcagttaaaacaatgtgaaatagtttcactgctcacgccacctggaacaccatagtgtaatggtgtgtccgaacatcgtaacctactttattagatatgatgcaatctatgatgtctcttaccgatttaccattattgttttggggttatgcattaaagacagctgcatccatgttaaaaagggcaccgtctaagtccgttgagacgacacaatatgaactgtggtttggcaagaaaccaaagttgtcgtttcttaaagtttggggttgtgatgcttatatgaaaaagtttcatcctgataagctcaaacccaaatcggagaaatatgtcttcataggatacccaaaggagactattgggcacaccttctatcacagatccgaaggcaagacatacgttgctaagaatgaatcctttctagagaaggagtttctctcgaaaaaagtgagtggaaggaaagtagaacttgatgaggtaactgtacctgctcccttattggaaagtagttcatcacagaaatctgttcctgtgactcctacaccaattagtgaggaagctaatgatgatgatcatgtaactttagatcaagttactaccgaacctcgtaggtcaaccagaatgaaatccgcaccagagtggtacggtaatccagttttggaggtcatgttacttgaccatgacgaacctacaaactatgaggaagcgatgatgagcccagattccgcaaaatggcttgaggccatgaaatctgagatgggatccatgtatgagaacaaagtgtggactttggttgacttgcccggtgatcggcaagccagagaaaataaatggattttcaagaggaagacggacgctgatagtagtgttactatctacaaagctagacttgttggaaaaaggtttttgacaaagttcaatgtgttgactacgatgagattttctcactcgtagcgatgcttaagtctgtccgaatcatgttagcaaattgacacattttatgaaatctggcaaatggatgtcgaaactacattccttaatggatttcttaaagaagagttgtatatgatgcaaccaaaaggttttgtcaatcctaaaggtgctaacaaaatatgcaagctccagcgatccatctatggactggtgcaagcatctcggagttggaatatacgctttgataagttgatcaaagcatatagttttatac contains:
- the LOC109739462 gene encoding uncharacterized protein — translated: MAVADAVLPSPPQIVVAVLALVCFVLDPLPALGRALPVVAGVLCYLCFTVAWILSVAEAAKVVARRAWGEGSASFLFLKTLTDWAFLVLACSSLVSLALAALLLCVLCVAYAVAVLSGSGSEFKKGALGAIKWELAPDSYRLPRVVVLGLIADVSFFLLFGVGLLLATLSHVEGSISHGEMVGSVLKDVGIIGFNAISCFFVIPAQALGAWRQDRADSKAPSQFC